A section of the Humulus lupulus chromosome 2, drHumLupu1.1, whole genome shotgun sequence genome encodes:
- the LOC133818228 gene encoding uncharacterized protein LOC133818228 — MLTTFNRWVLGEIDNSRPRKLECCDGTPVLFLKLKVAKEWLEKNHPDAANYLIRRRLFEFPKTYPVKATVLDSSFAQYIPARYEEFKKNGRTYQWDSDILDFLKGDAKKYKKPWGDCNEVYFHCCMENRHWVLCEINFADWMITVFDSDHSNFSHNKFSELIEPWTRMLPSLLNASGMFKGHPKLKIARPKITVPNFDWRRMSTDIVPQSRTSGDCGIFSIKHLEFILGDIPLSYAIEDNIQYFRDKLCIDIFL; from the exons ATGTTGACAACTTTTAACCGATGGGTACTCGGTGAGATTGACAACAGCAGACCGAGGAAGTTGGAATGTTGTGATGGGACCCCTGTTTTGTTCTTGAAGTTAAAGGTGGCAAAAGAATGGTTGGAAAAAAAT CATCCCGACGCTGCGAATTATCTTATACGAAGACGTCTTTTTGAGTTTCCGAAGACGTACCCCGTGAAAGCCACCGTACTTGATTCatcatttgcacaatatattcctGCCAGATACGAGGAATTCAAGAAAAATGGCAGGACTTACCAATGGGACTCGGACATTCTTGATTTCCTGAAAGGAGATGCCAAAAAGTACAAGAAGCCTTGGGGTGATTGCAACGAGGTCTACTTCCACTGCTGCATGGAAAATCGGCACTGGGTCCTTTGCGAAATAAATTTTGCTGATTGGATGATCACTGTATTTGACTCAGATCATTCTAACTTTAGCCATAATAAGTTTTCTGAGTTGATCGAGCCTTGGACTAGGATGCTTCCATCTTTACTCAACGCTTCTGGTATGTTTAAAGGACACCCCAAGTTGAAAATAGCTAGACCGAAGATCACCGTTCCAAACTTTGATTGGCGGCGCATGTCCACTGATATTGTCCCACAGTCTAGAACCAG CGGAGATTGCGGCATATTCTCCATCAAACACTTAGAGTTTATTCTTGGAGACATTCCCTTATCATATGCAATCGAGGACAACATTCAGTATTTCAGGGATAAATTATGCATCGACATTTTTTTATGA